The following proteins are co-located in the Thermococcus sp. genome:
- a CDS encoding PCNA-inhibitor — protein MDRKLDEFLRNTKPKVKSNEKPKRKKKRLKSTSLDYFLPEEHVNYFKQLRIGSKRIKNAKIEEL, from the coding sequence ATGGACAGGAAGCTCGACGAGTTCCTCAGGAACACGAAGCCCAAGGTAAAGTCCAACGAAAAGCCGAAAAGGAAGAAAAAGCGCCTCAAATCAACGAGTCTCGACTACTTTTTACCCGAAGAGCACGTGAACTACTTCAAACAGCTCAGAATCGGTTCCAAGAGGATTAAAAACGCGAAGATAGAGGAGCTATAG